A region of Lycium barbarum isolate Lr01 chromosome 3, ASM1917538v2, whole genome shotgun sequence DNA encodes the following proteins:
- the LOC132632623 gene encoding arginine-specific demethylase JMJ20 isoform X1, giving the protein MGLKIGGKIEKVNGKELSYSEFTEKYMAQNQPVVLTGLMDNWRACKDWVSPNGKPNLQFISTHFGKSKVQVADCGTREFTDQKRIEMTVSEFVDRWLRVSSDDNGDNSESLLYLKDWHFVKEYPEYIAYRTPVDFSDDWLNFYLDKFRMHNDPDTYSERNEISCSDYRFVYMGSKGTWTPLHADVFRSYSWSANVCGKKQWYFLPPSQHHLVFDRNMKSSVYNIFADISQSKFPGFEKTIWRECTQEENEVIFVPSGWYHQVHNLEDTISINHNWFNGYNLSWVWDLLLRDYNEASEYIEDLKGCDDFEELCQRNLAANTGMNFYDFFIFIVRFAFANVVLLHTLAHGKNETSRKPSETMQQLYFNLESIRSIGVKMKPVNAENRQSVLLDLRGNLEDHSFIELCAAVGKTYELMHGQSEVTQAVSQCKDLIAFNFIRSQVQSSEDLVTFIDDALTKLGSDFSG; this is encoded by the exons ATGGGTTTGAAAATTGGAGGCAAAATTGAAAAAGTGAACGGTAAAGAACTAAGTTATAGTGAATTCACTGAGAAATATATGGCTCAAAACCAACCTGTGGTTCTTACTGGACTTATGGACAATTGGAGGGCTTGTAAGGACTGGGTTTCACCTAATGGAAAACCTAATCTTCAATTTATCTCCACCCATTTTGGGAAATCCAAAGTTCAG GTTGCGGATTGTGGGACCAGAGAGTTTACTGATCAGAAGAGAATAGAAATGACTGTTTCTGAATTCGTTGATCGTTGGCTTCGTGTTTCttctgatgataatggtgataacaGTGAATCTTTGTTGTATTTGAAGGATTGGCATTTTGTAAAG GAATATCCAGAGTATATTGCATACAGAACTCCCGTGGACTTTTCTGATGACTGGCTGAATTTCTATCTTGACAAATTTCGTATGCATAACGATCCTGATACATATAGTGAGAGAAATGAAATAAGTTGCTCTGACTATCGTTTTGTATACATGGGATCAAAAG GAACATGGACACCTCTTCATGCTGATGTATTTAGGTCATACAGTTGGTCGGCAAATGTCTGTGGAAAAAAGCAGTGGTATTTTCTGCCTCCAAGTCAACATCACTTGGTTTTTGACAG GAATATGAAAAGTTCAGTATATAACATCTTTGCTGATATTTCTCAATCTAAATTTCCTGGATTTGAAAAG ACTATATGGCGGGAGTGCACCCAAGAGGAAAATGAAGTAATTTTCGTGCCCAGTGGATGGTATCATCAAGTTCATAATCTG GAGGATACGATATCCATAAATCATAACTGGTTCAATGGATATAATTTATCTTGGGTG TGGGATTTGCTTTTGAGAGATTACAATGAGGCTAGTGAATACATTGAAGACCTCAAAGGATGTGATGATTTTGAGGAGCTTTGCCAGCGAAATCTTGCTGCTAATACAG GCATGAATTTCTACGACTTCTTCATCTTCATTGTGCGCTTTGCCTTTGCAAATGTAGTCCTACTACATACACTTGCCCATGGAAAGAACGAAACAAGTCGGAAACCATCAGAAACGATGCAGCAATTATATTTTAACCTCGAATCTATAAGAAGTATCGGTGTGAAAATGAAACCCGTAAATGCAGAGAACAGACAAAGTGTTTTACTTGATTTAAGGGGAAACTTGGAGGATCACTCGTTTATAGAGCTCTGTGCTGCTGTTGGAAAAACATATGAATTGATGCATGGCCAAAGTGAGGTGACCCAAGCAGTATCGCAGTGTAAAGACTTGATAGCGTTTAATTTCATTAGATCCCAAGTTCAGAGTTCTGAAGACCTAGTTACCTTTATTGATGATGCTTTGACAAAATTGGGTAGTGATTTTTCTggttag
- the LOC132632623 gene encoding arginine-specific demethylase JMJ20 isoform X2: protein MGLKIGGKIEKVNGKELSYSEFTEKYMAQNQPVVLTGLMDNWRACKDWVSPNGKPNLQFISTHFGKSKVQVADCGTREFTDQKRIEMTVSEFVDRWLRVSSDDNGDNSESLLYLKDWHFVKEYPEYIAYRTPVDFSDDWLNFYLDKFRMHNDPDTYSERNEISCSDYRFVYMGSKGTWTPLHADVFRSYSWSANVCGKKQWNMKSSVYNIFADISQSKFPGFEKTIWRECTQEENEVIFVPSGWYHQVHNLEDTISINHNWFNGYNLSWVWDLLLRDYNEASEYIEDLKGCDDFEELCQRNLAANTGMNFYDFFIFIVRFAFANVVLLHTLAHGKNETSRKPSETMQQLYFNLESIRSIGVKMKPVNAENRQSVLLDLRGNLEDHSFIELCAAVGKTYELMHGQSEVTQAVSQCKDLIAFNFIRSQVQSSEDLVTFIDDALTKLGSDFSG from the exons ATGGGTTTGAAAATTGGAGGCAAAATTGAAAAAGTGAACGGTAAAGAACTAAGTTATAGTGAATTCACTGAGAAATATATGGCTCAAAACCAACCTGTGGTTCTTACTGGACTTATGGACAATTGGAGGGCTTGTAAGGACTGGGTTTCACCTAATGGAAAACCTAATCTTCAATTTATCTCCACCCATTTTGGGAAATCCAAAGTTCAG GTTGCGGATTGTGGGACCAGAGAGTTTACTGATCAGAAGAGAATAGAAATGACTGTTTCTGAATTCGTTGATCGTTGGCTTCGTGTTTCttctgatgataatggtgataacaGTGAATCTTTGTTGTATTTGAAGGATTGGCATTTTGTAAAG GAATATCCAGAGTATATTGCATACAGAACTCCCGTGGACTTTTCTGATGACTGGCTGAATTTCTATCTTGACAAATTTCGTATGCATAACGATCCTGATACATATAGTGAGAGAAATGAAATAAGTTGCTCTGACTATCGTTTTGTATACATGGGATCAAAAG GAACATGGACACCTCTTCATGCTGATGTATTTAGGTCATACAGTTGGTCGGCAAATGTCTGTGGAAAAAAGCAGTG GAATATGAAAAGTTCAGTATATAACATCTTTGCTGATATTTCTCAATCTAAATTTCCTGGATTTGAAAAG ACTATATGGCGGGAGTGCACCCAAGAGGAAAATGAAGTAATTTTCGTGCCCAGTGGATGGTATCATCAAGTTCATAATCTG GAGGATACGATATCCATAAATCATAACTGGTTCAATGGATATAATTTATCTTGGGTG TGGGATTTGCTTTTGAGAGATTACAATGAGGCTAGTGAATACATTGAAGACCTCAAAGGATGTGATGATTTTGAGGAGCTTTGCCAGCGAAATCTTGCTGCTAATACAG GCATGAATTTCTACGACTTCTTCATCTTCATTGTGCGCTTTGCCTTTGCAAATGTAGTCCTACTACATACACTTGCCCATGGAAAGAACGAAACAAGTCGGAAACCATCAGAAACGATGCAGCAATTATATTTTAACCTCGAATCTATAAGAAGTATCGGTGTGAAAATGAAACCCGTAAATGCAGAGAACAGACAAAGTGTTTTACTTGATTTAAGGGGAAACTTGGAGGATCACTCGTTTATAGAGCTCTGTGCTGCTGTTGGAAAAACATATGAATTGATGCATGGCCAAAGTGAGGTGACCCAAGCAGTATCGCAGTGTAAAGACTTGATAGCGTTTAATTTCATTAGATCCCAAGTTCAGAGTTCTGAAGACCTAGTTACCTTTATTGATGATGCTTTGACAAAATTGGGTAGTGATTTTTCTggttag